The DNA window CGCTTTATGATGCCGTTGCGGGAAATTCGCCGACCGGCGGCAAGACGATTGCGCCACCGGCTGATAGGATGAGAGCGAGATAGGACGCGCGGCTTCTCCGCATCTCCGGATGCCCTTCAGCCGCATCGCCTTGGGCCGATTACGGCCCATTTCGAAGCCGCCCTGCATCTCCCGAAATTCCGAATTCTTCCGCCCGGCAGCCGCAGCACCGCAGTCGCCTCACCGCAGCGCCGCTCCACCCGATGCACCGTAGTCCGCGGCACCGGCGCGCCAGCTTCCCCGCGCGCCCGCAGCTCCTAGAGCAGCCCGAACCCAACGCCGTCACGCGCGCCAGCGGGCGCCCGCCCGGCCCGTGGTGCCGTCTCCCCTCAACGGAGGTACGCAGACCATGCCCCAGTATCTGTCCCCGGGAGTGTACGTCGAGGAGGTCGCGTCTGCGGTGCAGCCCATCGCGGGGGTCGGGACCAGCACGGCGGGCTTCGTAGGCCGCGTCGCCGACGACGTGGTGATGCCGGCGCAGCCGGGAAGGTTCGTGACCGACGCCGCCGGGCGCGTCACGCTGGACCAGAACGGCAAGCCCACGCCGGTGCCGTTCGTGGTGGCCCCCGCGGGCGAGCCGCAGCTCATCACGAGCTGGGAGCAGTTCAAGAACGCGTTCGGCGACTTCCAGATCGCCCCGCCCGCCCCCGTCCCCGCAACCCCCGCGGCCGTGACCACGCCCGCCGCGGCCGATGCCGGGACGACGCCCGCGGCCACCGGGACGACCACCAAGCCCAAGGCGGCGACGCCTGCCACGGTGGCGGACGTGTCGCTGCGCAACCGCACGCTGGCGCACGCGGTGTACGGCTTCTTCAACAACGGCGGCACGCGCTGCTGGGTGACCCGCGTGCTCGGCGCCGGCTCGCCCACGGACGTGCAGGCGGCGCTGGACGGCTTCAAGGCCATCGACGAGATCGCGCTGGTGATCGTGCCCGGCGCGACGGACGACGTGACGCAGAAGATGGTGGTGGAGCACTGCAAGGGGATGGGCGACCGCTTCGCCATTCTGGACGGCAGCCAGACCGACACGCTCACCGTGGCCGGCATCGCGGGCGGGACGGGCACGAGCGATTACGCGGCGATGTACTTCCCGTGGATCTCGGTGTGGGACCCGTCGCGCAACAAGGTCGACTTCGTCCCGCCCAGCGGCCACATCGCCGGCATCTTCGCGCGGGTGGACGGCAGCCGCGGGGTGCACAAGGCGCCGGCGAACGAGGTGGTGCGGGGCGCGGTGGGCCTGCAGAAGCGCCTGAGCATCGCCGACCAGAACGGGCTGAACCCCGACGGCATCAACCTGATCCGCGACTTCGGGGGCGACATCAAGGTGTGGGGCGCGCGCACGCTGGGCGGCGACGCCAATGGCGAGTGGAAGTACGTGAACGTGCGCCGGCTCTTCCTCTTCCTGCGCAAGTCGATCGACCACGGCACGCACTGGGTGGTGTTCGAGCCCAACACGCCCGCGCTGTGGGCCAAGATCACCCGCAACATCGTGGCGTTCCTCACCAACGTGTGGCGCGACGGCGCGCTCTTCGGGGCCACGCCGCAGGAGGCGTTCTACGTGAAGTGCGACGCCAGCACCAACCCGCCGGAGCTGCGCGACCTGGGGCAGGTGGTCACCGAGATCGGCGTGGCGGTGGTGCGCCCGGCCGAGTTCGTGATCTTCCGCATCAGCCAGTGGCAGCCGGGCGCGTGAGCGCGTAGCCCGGAGGCGGCCCCGTGCCCACGTACTCCACGCCCGGCGTCTACCTCGAGGAGGTGGTCGCCGCCCGGCCGCCGGCCCTGCGCACCGGCGTGCCGGCGTTCGTGGGGATGGCGGCCGCGGGGCCGGTGCTGGAGCCGGTGGAGCTGTCGCGGTGGAGCGGGTTCGAGGCGGCGTTCGGGCCGGCGGCGGGGCAGCCGGAGGGCGGCTTCCTGGCCCACGCCGTCCGCGGCTTCTTCCAGAACGGCGGCGAGCTGTGCCACGTGGTGCGGCTGGAGGACCCCGACGACCCGGAGATGCGCGCCGTGCTGCGCGACGCGTCTGCCGCGGGGGCGGACCTGGCGCTGGCGGCGCTGACCCGGGCGCTGGCCACGCTGGAGCCGCTGGACGAGGTGGACCTGGTGTGCGCGCCCGACGTGATGCGCGCCGTGGCCCGCCTCTCCCCCCCCGGCCGCGCCGCCACCGGCAGCGACGAGGCGAGCGCGGCGGCCGACGCGGCGGTGCGCATGCAGGGCGAGGTGCTGGCCCACTGCCGCCGCACCGGCGACCGCTTCGCGATCCTGGACGCGCTGCCCGGCTCGCGTGCCCCGCAGGCCGCGGCACAGGCGGCGGCGCTGGAGTCGGCCGACGGGGCGCTCTACCTCCCGTGGCTGCGGACGGCGGGCGACGCCGCGCTGCCGGGGGCCGTGGTGCCGCCGTGCGGGCACGTGGCGGGGATCTTCGCCCGTACCGACGCGGCGGCGGGTGTGCACAAGTCGCCCGCCAACGAGGCGCTGGAGGGCGTGCTGGACGTGGAGACGGTGGTGGGCGAGGCCGGCCACGCCGCCTTCCCGGCCACGGTGAACGTGATCCGCCCCTTCCCGCGCCGCGGCATCCGCGTGTGGGGGGCGCGCACGCTGGGCGGGGGCGAGTGGACGTACGTGGGCGTGCGCCGGCTCTTCCTGACCCTGCGGCGCTGGGTGGCGCGCGCGCTGGCGAACGTGACGTTCGAGCCGGTGGGCCTGGCCACCTGGGCCCACGTGGAGCGCGAGCTCACGCGCTACATGACGGGGCTGTACGAGAGCGGCGCCCTGGCCGGCGCCACGCCGGCCGAGGCCTTCTACGTCCGCTGCGACGCCGCCACCAACCCGCCCGAGGTGCAGGCGCTGGGGCACGTGGTGGCCGAGGTGGGGATGGCCGCCGCTGCACCCAACGAGTTCGTCGTCGTCCGCGTCACGCACGGCGCTGGCGGCACCACCACCCGCGGGCCCGGTCCCGCCTAGCGCCCAAGGAGGCAGCCCCATGGCAGTGGGAGACCGCAAGGACCCGTACCGCGCATACAACTTCCTGGTGGAGATCGACGGCATCGTGCGCGCCGGCTTCCGCGAGGCGGGCGGGCTGGACACCACGCAGGACCCCATCCAGTACCGCGAGGGGACCGACACGCTCACGCAGCGCAAGCTGCCGGGGCTGGTCACCTACTCCAACATCTCCCTGAAGTGGGGGATGACCGACGACATGGAGTTCTGGGACTGGCGCGCCAAGGCGGCCGCCGGCAAGGCCGAGCGCAAGAACGGCTCGATCGTGCTGATGAACGACGCGGGCGAGGAGAAGCTGCGCTGGAACTTCATCAACGGGTGGCCCACCAAGTGGAGCGGCCCCGCGCTGAACGCCACCGGCAACGACGTGGCGCTGGAGAGCGTGGAGATCGCGCACGAGGGCCTGAGCAAGGCATGACGCTCCAGACCGAGCTGCCCTTCACCCTCCCCCGCGGCTACGTGGACCCGGAGGGCACCGTGCACCGCGACGGGGTGATGCGCCTGGCCACGGCGTACGACGAGATCGCCCCGCTGCGGGACCCGCGGGTGCAGTCCAACCCCGGCTACCTCGTCATCATCCTCCTCTCGCGGGTCGTCGTGCGGCTGGGCTCGCTCAAGCAGGTGAACCCCGCCGTGGTGGAAGGGCTGTTCGCGGCGGACCTGGCCTTCCTGCAGGACCTGTACGCGCGGGCCAACGAGGCCGGCCACGCGCGGCTGGCGGTGACCTGCCCCCACTGCCAGGGCGCCTTCGAGGTGGAGACGGCCGCAGCGGGGGGGTGACGGGCTACCCCTCGGAGCGCCTGTACGAGGAGGTAGCCTACCTGTCGTATTACTTCCACTGGCCCCACGCGCAGGTCATGGCGATGGAGCACCGCGACCGGCAGCGCTGGGTGGCCGAGATCGCACGCATCAACGAGCGGCTGAACGCGCAGGCTGCCCGCAGCGGCTGACGGAGAGCGAGGGGCGCCGACCTCTCCCGCCGGCCGGCAATCACCGAGGTCCCCACCGGAAGGAGCACCATGCTGAACGCGGCGTTCACCGCGGCCACGGGCCTGCTGGGCATTCGCAACGACCCGTACATGGGCTTCAACTTCCTGGTGGAGATCGACGGGTTGATCGTGGGCGGGTTCAGCGAGGTGACGGGCCTGGCGGTGGAGACCGAGGTCGAGGAGTACCGCGAGGGCGGGCTGAACGCGTACGTGCACAAGCTGGCCGGCCCCACCCGCTACAGTGCCAACCTAGTCCTCAAGCGCGGGCTGACCGACATCGAGACGCTGTGGAGCTGGCACCAGGACGTGGTGAAGGGCAAGGTGAAGCGGAAGAACGGCTCCATCTACCTCCTGGACGCGCGGCGGCTCCCCGCGATGTGGTGGAACTTCGCGGATGCGTACCCGGTGAAGTGGAGCGGCCCGGACTTCCGCGCCGAGCAGGGCGCCGTCGCCACCGAGACGGTGGAGCTGGTGCACCGCGGCATCGAGAAGCCGTTCGCCAGCAGCGCGCTCTCGGCGGCGCGGATGCTGGGCGGGGCCATCTCGGACGTGGCCGGATGAGCGAGGAACGCGCCGCCGAACGGCCCGCCGCGGGCGAGTGGGCGGGCGCCGTGGACGCGCGGCTGACCGCGCGCCTGCTGCGCCGCGCCACGCACCCGGGCGTGATCTCGCGCGCGCCCGCGGCCGTCACGTACGCGCGCACGCAGCGCATGGCGAGCCGCCTTCCGCTGCTGGAAACCCTCGCCGCCCGCAGCGCCGTCGCGTCCGGCACGGCCTCCGGGGTCCCCGTCGTCTCCGCGCTCCCGCTCGCTCTCCCCGCCGCGTCCGCCGTTTCGGAAGATGCGCGGCCGTCTGCCTTATCTGCGGATGCGCCGCCGTCCGCCGCTGCGTCGGTCGTCTCGCGAGATGCGCCGTCCGCCGCCTCCCCGTCGCCGCTCGTGCAGCGGAGTGCCGCGCCGACCGCTCCAAAGCCGGGGGATCGGACGAGCACTCCGCCGATGCGCGGCGGTGCGTCGCCATCCACGGATGCCGCTTCTCCCACGAGCCACGCCGCCCACGCGGTTTCGGAAGATGCGGGGCCGGTCGCGCCAGCCGCATCTGCCGAGCTGCCGGTGGTGATGCCGACGGTGCGAGGCGTTCAAGCGGCGTCCCCGTCTGCTGGGATGATCCACCGCTCCCCCGCCCCCTCGGCCGACGCGCCTTCCGCATCCGCATTGCCCGTGACGCCGAGCAGCGTAAAGCCGACGGTGTCGGGAGATGCACCTCTGCCGATCGTCGTCCGTGCGGATGCGAGCGCTGGGGACGTGCAGCGGATTCCAGCGACGTTGGCTCAGCCAACGACTGCGGCGAATGCCGCTCCGACAGCCGCCACGGACGTGCAGACGGGCGATCAGGTGCGGACGAGCGATGTGGCGCACACGAGAGATGCCGCGCGGACGGGCGATGTGGCGCGGACAGGCGGTGTGGCGGCGACGACGAGGTCTGCGGACGGCCCGCAGATGCCGCTCATGCGCCAGCGCCGCCGCAACGTCGTAGAGGATTCCGCATCCGCGCCGATGATCCATCGCGCGCTGGCCGCCGCTTCCGATGCAAGGCCAGCAGCCGTTTCCGGAGCAGACGGCGCAGCCGGGACCCACCTCGCCTCCGCATT is part of the Longimicrobiaceae bacterium genome and encodes:
- a CDS encoding DUF6760 family protein is translated as MTGYPSERLYEEVAYLSYYFHWPHAQVMAMEHRDRQRWVAEIARINERLNAQAARSG
- a CDS encoding phage tail sheath subtilisin-like domain-containing protein; this encodes MPQYLSPGVYVEEVASAVQPIAGVGTSTAGFVGRVADDVVMPAQPGRFVTDAAGRVTLDQNGKPTPVPFVVAPAGEPQLITSWEQFKNAFGDFQIAPPAPVPATPAAVTTPAAADAGTTPAATGTTTKPKAATPATVADVSLRNRTLAHAVYGFFNNGGTRCWVTRVLGAGSPTDVQAALDGFKAIDEIALVIVPGATDDVTQKMVVEHCKGMGDRFAILDGSQTDTLTVAGIAGGTGTSDYAAMYFPWISVWDPSRNKVDFVPPSGHIAGIFARVDGSRGVHKAPANEVVRGAVGLQKRLSIADQNGLNPDGINLIRDFGGDIKVWGARTLGGDANGEWKYVNVRRLFLFLRKSIDHGTHWVVFEPNTPALWAKITRNIVAFLTNVWRDGALFGATPQEAFYVKCDASTNPPELRDLGQVVTEIGVAVVRPAEFVIFRISQWQPGA
- a CDS encoding phage tail protein, yielding MLNAAFTAATGLLGIRNDPYMGFNFLVEIDGLIVGGFSEVTGLAVETEVEEYREGGLNAYVHKLAGPTRYSANLVLKRGLTDIETLWSWHQDVVKGKVKRKNGSIYLLDARRLPAMWWNFADAYPVKWSGPDFRAEQGAVATETVELVHRGIEKPFASSALSAARMLGGAISDVAG
- a CDS encoding phage tail protein: MAVGDRKDPYRAYNFLVEIDGIVRAGFREAGGLDTTQDPIQYREGTDTLTQRKLPGLVTYSNISLKWGMTDDMEFWDWRAKAAAGKAERKNGSIVLMNDAGEEKLRWNFINGWPTKWSGPALNATGNDVALESVEIAHEGLSKA
- a CDS encoding phage tail sheath subtilisin-like domain-containing protein, which produces MPTYSTPGVYLEEVVAARPPALRTGVPAFVGMAAAGPVLEPVELSRWSGFEAAFGPAAGQPEGGFLAHAVRGFFQNGGELCHVVRLEDPDDPEMRAVLRDASAAGADLALAALTRALATLEPLDEVDLVCAPDVMRAVARLSPPGRAATGSDEASAAADAAVRMQGEVLAHCRRTGDRFAILDALPGSRAPQAAAQAAALESADGALYLPWLRTAGDAALPGAVVPPCGHVAGIFARTDAAAGVHKSPANEALEGVLDVETVVGEAGHAAFPATVNVIRPFPRRGIRVWGARTLGGGEWTYVGVRRLFLTLRRWVARALANVTFEPVGLATWAHVERELTRYMTGLYESGALAGATPAEAFYVRCDAATNPPEVQALGHVVAEVGMAAAAPNEFVVVRVTHGAGGTTTRGPGPA